Sequence from the Ascaphus truei isolate aAscTru1 chromosome 3, aAscTru1.hap1, whole genome shotgun sequence genome:
attatctatAGACGTCATGATAAAAGTCCACTTCCATCAGTGTTGTTTAAAACATTATTTCCGTTCAGCTAAAAAgcatattttttcattttatttattccgATTGACCATCTATTAAAACGTGGCAACATCTAATAACAATAGCTAAGTTAAATAGTTTTAAACAAAAAGTCATAATAAAAATATCTTACCATTCCATTCCAGCTCTATTAATTTCTTCCCACCAACATTCTGTTGGTTCCCCAAGGCTCTGAGGGGTGGGCATACATCCGTAGTTCCATTGCCTGTCCGAGCCTTCTTTTTTGCTAAATGTGCTCCGTATTGCAACTATTACCTGCCCATGGGGGCATTGGAAATTAAATCCCTGTCTAAAAAGATTGACCCACTGATCATCATAGGAATAGTCATGATCTGAGTAATAGTGGTCATGTTGTGCCCAAGTCACAGCCACAAGCTGCAGAAATAAGCCAAAAAGCAACAACATCATCTTGCCTTTGCTTCTGGCACAAATTATAGAACTCAGTCGCTGTTCTTGCTCTTTTTTATTCCTTTTAACATTTGGTTTCCAGATGTTCAGCATCTTGAGCCAACTGCAGTGTCACTgcttagcaaaaaaaaaaaaaaaaaaacgaagacGCAATGGTATGTTTGAATTTTAAGGTGGAGAATATATAGGGAATACACCTTttcttttatatactgtaagCGTAAGATTCTAGTTTCATGTAGATTTTTCCATAAAAAGTAAAATCATTACTTTGCAGCCATCTTTTATTTTCTTTCAAATTATCATATTAACTGAGTAGCACCAGCATAATTGTAATGCTCAATACTGCACTCATTGTTTACAatggttaaataaagaaatgtataattatgcaaataaaatcaatgattttttttttacatgtgtgtctgtgtgcactttactgtactgtacgtgtGAGCGTGTGAGCGTGTGTGCGTGGGTTACAGTTAATACCCAAAACATGTACCCTTGCACAATGTTGTAGTAAGATGTCCAAAAATTGTACACTACCTTAaaaatgaaaatggcttgcaAAAAAACAGGTTTGTTGCTAAATGTTTGGTCTCACACATAACCAAACTCATACTTGTGATTCCTGCTATCTTCATAATTAGGAAAGGTTTAACTAATCCAGAAAAAGCTAGTTGAAGATCATAAAGATCTGAAATACACAAACAAGTCGCACATGTCTGGTTCCCATCTAATCCACATCAGCTTCTGCCAACTCAACATATACATCCATTACCCCTTTTTGCATTCTGTAGCTCCCTGTCTAATTTGTGTGCACTCTAATACTCTGTTGATGCTGCCtgtactgtaatactgtaacaagttGATATATTATTTGTCTTATCAGCAGAAGCCAGTGGAGGTTGTTTGTACCATGATAAACAAGGGAGTAAATAGAAGCGTAGAGCACCTGTAGAAACAGAGAATTTGATGGTAGATAAGAGACTTGGTCCACCTTTTCTGCCCCTGACCCTTATGTGATAGGATGCCCTGAGGCCTGGTGAGGTGAGAAGGGCAAGATATGGCCAGAAGTCCCTGTGCAGACAGATAATAGAAAAAGGGTCAGGGTGTATTGTAGCAGACGTCTCAACAGAAGCAGAACCAGTGGAAGACTGGAGAGGAGCTTACTGAGAGGGGCTAACATTGAAGCAGTTCCATTAGATAGATATATAAAGTAGGTATAATTGTTCAAatgcataaatacattttttttgttccAATTAAATAATTCCTTTGTATGTAGTATTATACTGCTTGTAAGTTGGTTATTGtatattgcaaataaaaatatcacttgtcagCACTTTcgcatgtttcagacaggtctgtaatCATGCACTTCATCATTATCTGTTAGCATACTATGCTTCTGCTTCACCTAGTGATTCTGGAAAAAGACAtgtaaataagcacacagtgtcacattttgcttcaaaTCATTTTTGACATGcaccctgtaacaggggatttatccctgttcaggaaatgtgcctctaatccagcagtgtggtggttaactgctggtagtcaattaaccaacaccacctggctgattaggtttgttagaaaagcctgcctttgagacaggaagtgagattgttcctgagtcccacaagttgtgggactgaccatagggacagacgtcttgagcctaccagaagaggctgccagcaagacacaggggaaagtacttctaaacctggatcctgacattgccttatcgcccaaaggtgtggacaccagaagaacaaagaagccttcccctacaagaaacagataagactttcctttctaagactttttgtatatctgcacatatcaagatatatgtttggggcttggagacatgctaatctaaagggtgttgtggactgcataggtttcactaaaaatactcccaagtggaacagaagctttgtttgaccccttatttgcatatgtttggatgattttcttgtgttaaagaaacaggcgcaataaaagccttatttaatttcaccttaaaaaagtctccattgcatacctctgcacatgtcctcttacacacCCCAATAAACCTATTCctaccgcattacacagcttttcagcacagcctggattgAAGCAGCTATATTAcattttccccctttccccccttatttgtatatgtaaagcatgtgacaatgtatatgtAGCCCATCTACCCTGCCCCTAAGTGAGATAGGGGTGGGTATGCCTTTTCTTGCTACGctgtgtggtggtgcatacctgttggtaacaggagggctgagtgcaccgcgttggtgtggggagaAGCAGGACAGAGGGACAGCGTACCTTGTTCTCagtaggtgcagcgcctccagccagcagggatcctctgTGGTTGTTCAGGGGATGAGCCCCTACTGACATTCCTCCATACaacagagacagttacagacagcATTGTCTTTTCTGATGTTTATTGTAGGCAGCTCATCATTAAGAGAAGCAGACATTCTTCATAGCTTTAAGTTATTAATTGCAGATCATTGCCGTGCACCACGCCTTATGCCCAGCTCTGGCCTGTGGTATTCCTCCTTTATCTCctagtcagagccctgactcaggcctaatcctcttccctcccatcccctcatgggtgggaggaagagactcCACTCTTCTTCAACAGCTTCATTATCTTTCAGAACAGGACTCAACCCACAATTTGGGAGAATGTCAGGATTTAtaatctttggggagtgtctgtaactctgactcataataagccagatctggatactgatcgGCCCTCACATACAGGGTGTGTTCCAATCAATATCCaccctgtagaggcctgtggtactTCTAGGATAGCAAATATCCAatatgctttttgggcttcccctaGTAGAAAGAGTGCGATAATACCAGCCCATTTGGAGTGGGCCCAACTTTCacgggaagcgattcgctcaaaggtAATCCTCTACGTAATTTTTGCagcgtcattttctgcaggtatAGGTTTGCCTGGATGGGCCACAGCTTGGCTGCATTGGTCGAGTCCATAGTAATCTGGGCCAGGCGTTGAACCAGCTCCCACTGTTTTCTGCGATAACGCCAAGCTGGGCCGCAAGTATCTGGTTTATCTCACGTTGTGTCACAGCGCTTTCAAGTCCCTTAGCGATGCTGTCCACTCTTTGTCGGTTAGTTTCCTGCTGAACAGCGGTGCTGTGTAGTAGggccttcacaacgtcctccatactGACAGTAACAGTCCACACAGGATCCACCAGTCGCAATGTGCAGCTCCgtcccttttacagggtgttcggcATCCCACTTCAGATACCACTTGTGGCAagatgaccgtggttagtgaggagacaacacaatTCTTCCGGTGGAATaatatgctggtggatttatttgtccaagaatacaacaaaacaatgggtgctctgtccctttaagtaaaacaaaacataaacaaaagcTTATCCCCGTTAGGGAAGCTAACTAAACTAGGTTAagcctatctacctggctggttagctaagctagaccagaccaacaatatttgCTAATAcaagttggctccttacctgggagctttattccattgGAACAGCATAAGTCTGTGGAGCCTTggtctgtctgtcagctctccgctgttctctctctgtctgagagagactgctgccccagaggcatttcttattattatttttaaaggcAGATGAGCTTGCTAATTAGGATCACTGATTAATCAGCTGTGTTAACCCCTCaaatactggaaagcaggcatactgccacctcctactaatgtatacagtCTATGagtctgtcacaatatatatatataatatatatatatatatatatatatcacacaaaatacctcaaaataaagaaaaagcatTTAAGAAACAAAAATCTGGACCCAGAGTCAAAGTAGAAAAAATGGCAAAGATTGTAATAATGAGCAGTAGGACACACTAacaatttaaaaaacataaaaacactaATGGCAGACTAGCAGCAATAATTAGCACGAGCACTGAACAAAGAATAAATAGTATATATAACAAAATGAGAAATGTCACTGGAAACTAAACTATGCAGCAAAAGAATAAGTATCAACATATAACCCTAAAATAAATGGGGTGATACAAATAAGCTAGATAGTCAAGACACCCCTAAGAACTCCTAACTACCATGAATAAGCAGAAACAAGGAGACAAGAAGATATATAATGAATAAACTTATATGTACTAAAATAAAGCACACATCTAAATAAAGAATCTTAAACCAAGGGGgaaacacaggggagaaaaaaacagacaaaattaCTCAAACCCTGTACAAACCAGCAACAGATcaaaagataataaaaataaaacataggtGCAACAGGTATCCGTGAACATGCACAGATAGCAGACAAAGGGATACTCAGCTGACAGTGATGAGTAGGTGAAAATCAGTCCGTGGTGAATCCTAGTAAAATCAGGTTCCTGCATATGTCTGAGTCACTCAGAAAGTACACCATAAACTTCAAGTCGTGCCATAGAAATCAAGTAAAGACTGCCATTAgggacactcaacgcgtttcgcccgtgggtggcttcttcccggagtgatgAGGGGTTAGTGGAGGTGTGCTAGGCTTTATGCAGCAGAAGGTGAATATCGGCACCGCCTCCCCCGATTCCAGCCAATAGCGGAGGGCCGCGAGGGCAGCGACGTCATAGGAGCAGCTGCTCGAGGTAGCAGTGTAATTGCCTGTTCCGAGTGATGCAGGGAGAGTGATCACAGTGAACAGCTGTGACCAtattgcacatgcgcattaggtAGAAGTGTCGGAACAGCTTTGCAGATCAACAGATTAGCGTCATCaacagcatgtacagtactgtagtaataTGACCAATCTCCTTAGTGTATAATGAAACACCAGATCTGTGTCCAATCAAACACTCTAAATGAAAAAAGCTAAAGACAAAAAGGCATTAGTATTGCAATAAACATGAGAGATATACAGTGGCAAAAGGAGTCAAGCATAgatcatataaaaaataaatgtatgtaattttaaaaACTGATCAGACACAAATAATACCAattaatgtttaaaaaatataaatagtaaaacaggaaagagagaatgaaagagtacAGAGAGGAAAGGTAAATGATTTCAGGGGATGAGGAAAGCAAACTGATTATCAGAATAGAAAGATACTATATCCTCCCCTACAAAAGATGACAACAGAGTAGCACTAAagataaataataaaaaggaagagaggCTATAGAAACATGGCAAAGCCAAGGGAATCATTCAGTCCCCTTGGTTGCATGGTGTTTAAAATAACAATCCATCTACATTCTTTCTGAAGTATGGCTTTTTCCAAATCCCCTCCTCTGATACCCAGTGACACTTTGTCTATAGCAAACGCTAAAATATGTGAACTATCTGCCCCATGACACTTTAAAAATTGGCGTGCGACAGAAGTAATCTTTTTGAACGCATCTAAGTCCCGTTGGGCAGATCTAATATTTCTTGAATGCTCCAAGATTCTGGACCTGAGTTCACAGGTCGTCATGCCTATATACATAAGTTTACAGGGACAAGTAAGACAGTAAATGACACCTTTAGATTAACAATTCAAGGTGTAaccaattttgtattttttagtgTCATCACTGGTGGAGAAGGTATCAGTTTGTAACATAAATTTACAGGCTGAGCAACTACTACATTTAGTGAAACCTTTCCTTCTgatggtaaggaatgtctggctAACATGGGGGGTATAGTGATTGTGTACCAGACGGTCCTGTAGATTTGGAGAACATCTACTAGTCAGATTAACCATGTCATCTATGGTGTCCCTGAGGTCACCATCGGTACAGAGGACAGGCCAATGTTTTTGGAGAATCGATTGAAGTTCTCGTTATCTGTCATTATAGGTCCCAACGAACCTGATCTTAGAGTCACTAGTTTTCTTTTTTGGTTGTAACAATAAAGAACGTTCATTCTTGGCACTATGCTGGTATCCCTGATGAATACTTTTCTTACTATACCCCCTAGTTACGAATCTCGCCTTCATCTCTGTAGTCCTACCCTCAAAGCATTCCTCTGTAGAACAGTTACGTTTAAGTCTGATAAATTCACTACGAGGAATGCCCTGAATCTGGTGCTGCTGATGAAAGCTGGAGGCGTGTAAGATAGAGTTTGTTGATGTTGTTTTCCTGTGAATAGCTGTCCCCACATTCCCACTAGGATCAATATAAATTTTAAGATCCAGGAAGTCGATAGAAGTGGGGCTGAATTTACAGGTTAATTTGATGTTATGATCATTGTGGTTGAGTACATTGATGAAATCCCCAAACTCTCCAGCAGAACCCTGCCAGAGGATGAGGATATCGttgatgtatctcaaccacaacaaaacgTGTGAAGTCATATCAGCATTTGCTTCACTGAAGactacctccctctcccaccaaccAAGAAACAGATTAGCATACGATGGGGCACATGTGGCCCCCATCGCAGTCCCTCTTTTCTGAAGGTAAAATCTATTcttgaaaacaaaaaaattgtgaTGTAAAATAAAAGACAGAAGTTGCATAAGTAAATCAATCAAGTTGGGACTGAATTGTGACATCTGGAGGAAAAACCTTGTAGCATATAGCCCATCTTGGTGACTAATAGACGTATACAAAGCTTCCACGTCACATGTTGCGATAATGGTATTGGAATCTACCGTGACACCACCTAGTCTGGAAAGGACATCCATGGTGTCACGGAGATATGAAGGTAGTGATTCCACTGCTGGACGTAGAAAGGGGTCCAGGAATTTACTGATGGGCTTGCACAAACTACCCATCCCGGCCACTATGGGTATCCGAGGTGGGTGGGTTAGGCTTTTGGGGATCTTTGGTAGAAGATAGAAAGT
This genomic interval carries:
- the DPT gene encoding dermatopontin, which produces MLNIWKPNVKRNKKEQEQRLSSIICARSKGKMMLLLFGLFLQLVAVTWAQHDHYYSDHDYSYDDQWVNLFRQGFNFQCPHGQVIVAIRSTFSKKEGSDRQWNYGCMPTPQSLGEPTECWWEEINRAGMEWYQTCSNNGLVAGFQSQYFNAVLDREWQFYCCRYSRRCSYSCWLTTEYPGHYGEEVDMVLYSYGYYIRGATTTFSGVDRDRQWKYIMCRMTDFNCEFENF